In Homo sapiens chromosome 11, GRCh38.p14 Primary Assembly, one DNA window encodes the following:
- the DEFB131B gene encoding beta-defensin 131B precursor produces the protein MRVLFFVFGVLSLMSTVPPTRSFTSNDECPSEYYHCRLKCNADEHAIRYCADFSICCKLKIIQIDGQKKW, from the exons ATGAGGgtcttgttttttgtctttggagtCCTTTCCTTGATGTCCACAGTTCCTCCAA CCAGAAGCTTCACTTCTAATGATGAATGTCCTTCAGAATATTATCATTGCAGACTGAAGTGCAATGCTGATGAACATGCAATTAGATACTGTGCTGACTTCAGCATCTGCTGCAAACTGAAGATCATTCAAATTGATGGACAAAAGAAGTGGTGA